Proteins from one Deinococcus apachensis DSM 19763 genomic window:
- a CDS encoding ABC transporter substrate-binding protein → MKQTFLSLTTLALLMGAADAQQVKELRLGVFPNITHAAGLVGIQRGLFQKELGGVKLVVKEFANGSQVNEAFAAGAIDAAYVGPGPAMNAFMRGVPIQVYAGAANAGAVLVGRKDSGIRNVKGLSGKKVAVPTRGSTQDISLRHLLHENGLKTTDEGGTVTIVPIDPANMPAAFASKQVDAALVQEPWGAVMETQGARLIANEKAIWEGGNYTTTVLVVNTKFAAQNPEAVKDLLRGHLAAINFIGKSNAGAQKAIADQIQAFTGKRPNAAELFKALARTKVTWDINLKTLAEYAELNKEAGFARDVPDLNRFVNLGVVRGLAK, encoded by the coding sequence ATGAAGCAGACCTTCCTCTCCCTCACCACCCTGGCCCTCCTGATGGGTGCGGCTGACGCGCAGCAGGTTAAAGAACTTCGGCTCGGTGTCTTTCCCAACATCACGCACGCAGCGGGGCTGGTCGGCATTCAGCGCGGCCTGTTCCAGAAGGAACTGGGGGGCGTCAAGCTCGTCGTCAAGGAGTTCGCCAACGGCTCGCAGGTCAACGAGGCCTTCGCGGCGGGCGCCATTGACGCGGCGTACGTCGGCCCCGGCCCGGCGATGAACGCCTTCATGCGCGGCGTGCCCATTCAGGTCTACGCGGGCGCGGCGAACGCGGGGGCGGTGCTGGTCGGGCGCAAGGACAGCGGGATTCGCAACGTGAAGGGCCTCAGCGGCAAGAAGGTCGCCGTGCCCACGCGCGGCTCGACCCAGGACATCAGCCTGCGCCACCTGCTGCACGAAAACGGGCTGAAGACCACCGACGAGGGCGGCACCGTGACCATCGTGCCCATTGATCCCGCGAACATGCCCGCCGCGTTCGCTTCCAAGCAGGTGGATGCCGCGCTGGTGCAGGAGCCCTGGGGCGCCGTGATGGAGACGCAGGGCGCGCGGCTGATTGCCAATGAAAAGGCGATCTGGGAGGGCGGCAACTACACCACCACCGTCCTCGTGGTGAACACGAAGTTCGCCGCTCAGAACCCGGAAGCCGTGAAGGACCTGCTGCGCGGGCACCTCGCTGCCATCAACTTTATTGGGAAGAGCAACGCGGGCGCGCAAAAGGCCATCGCGGACCAGATTCAGGCGTTTACCGGTAAGCGCCCCAACGCGGCGGAACTGTTCAAGGCGCTCGCGCGCACAAAGGTCACCTGGGACATTAACCTCAAGACGCTGGCCGAGTACGCCGAGCTGAACAAGGAGGCGGGCTTCGCGCGGGACGTGCCGGACCTGAACCGTTTTGTGAATCTGGGTGTGGTGCGCGGCCTGGCGAAGTAG